In Debaryomyces hansenii CBS767 chromosome B complete sequence, one genomic interval encodes:
- a CDS encoding DEHA2B11726p (similar to uniprot|Q03067 Saccharomyces cerevisiae YPL047W SGF11 11kDa subunit of the SAGA histone acetyltransferase complex involved in regulation of transcription of a subset of SAGA-regulated genes): MTEKPVTYQSLDMLDNILRQQTLASVSRYRSLKSTLGENEKKSVFIDDIMSSSKDIYGQDKQKLKVSETSKYFQCENCGRSIAGGRFAQHMTKCLERRRK, encoded by the exons ATGACAGAAAAACCAGTGACCTACCAGTCTCTA GACATGCTTGATAATATCTTAAGACAGCAAACGCTAGCAAGTGTATCACGATATCGATCGCTCAAAAGTACGTTGGGAGAGAACGAAAAGAAGAGTGTGTTTATAGACGATATCATGTCGTCGTCCAAAGATATCTATGGCCAAGACAAACAGAAGTTGAAGGTGTCTGAAACGTCAAAGTACTTCCAGTGTGAAAATTGCGGAAGAAGCATTGCTGGGGGAAGGTTTGCCCAACATATGACCAAGTGTCTTGAAAGAAGACGCAAATAG
- a CDS encoding DEHA2B11748p (weakly similar to uniprot|Q02825 Saccharomyces cerevisiae YPL083C SEN54 Subunit of the tRNA splicing endonuclease which is composed of Sen2p) — MSTEEQDEAQITRNDEAYDIEDDIQDWNALNKLTKNSEIIPKRGEKDFEPDGTSIQSSLLDDSRNAMYQALSYPRGHNSKQKLISVWMPNEKRALVPHAKGGFFKDMGKTANFGKKIQGLWLEPLEVVYLVERGSMAIFLGNGGFEKFLNDPNETHFDYDENLMSLSLSHIYTLAFDGDSKLMDSYIVYAYLKRHGYLIQTFRRLDGEDQYSKYKQLQAHTTFLSSILRSTTSAIKYLFSRPLFTTFHSKLQKLGIFAFCSFHDLHFKTKHYFNYTSIFQALKLIPSYSSLDSLKTCPPKNSNYVVDFNVWKPTPNFSKKNPPNPDFHICVVNTDKTKFPELNELQGLFNQINYKFPSDDTPDVPAKSTKKPKKPQAPTKREIKFQRQKERQLKLDPKIQARNAYFKLRDNKLKYGASGRSIILALVQSGVVNFMNVGEGDFALENFGTEDLNEIIPSRHHGIMWNEKY, encoded by the coding sequence ATGTCCACTGAAGAGCAAGATGAAGCTCAGATAACAAGAAATGACGAGGCTTATGACATAGAAGATGACATTCAGGATTGGAATGCTCTAAATAAGTTAAcaaaaaattcagaaattATACCTAAAAGAGGtgaaaaagattttgaGCCAGATGGAACGTCAATACAAAGTTCCTTGTTAGATGATTCACGAAATGCTATGTATCAGGCATTGAGCTATCCTAGGGGACATAATCTGAAACAAAAGTTGATATCAGTATGGATGCCGAATGAAAAGAGAGCTTTAGTACCGCATGCCAAAGGAGGGTTTTTTAAGGATATGGGCAAAACAGCAAATTTTGGGAAGAAAATTCAAGGATTATGGTTGGAGCCATTAGAGGTGGTATATCTCGTGGAAAGAGGGTCGATGGCTATCTTTTTAGGCAATGGTggatttgaaaagtttttgAATGATCCTAATGAAACGCATTTTGACTACGATGAAAACTTAATGTCATTATCACTCAGTCATATTTACACTTTAGCATTCGATGGTGACAGCAAGCTCATGGATTCGTACATTGTATATGCATATTTAAAACGTCACGGATATTTGATACAAACCTTTAGAAGGCTTGATGGCGAAGACCAGTACTCCAAATACAAACAGTTGCAAGCACATACGACTTTCTTGTCACTGATATTAAGATCCACTACTTCAGCTATtaagtatttattttcaaggCCATTATTTACAACATTTCATAGTaaacttcaaaaattgGGAATATTTGCATTCTGCTCTTTCCATGATTTGCATTTCAAGACAAAGCATTATTTTAACTACACATCGATATTTCAAGCGTTGAAACTTATACCGTCCTATTCCTCTCTTGATAGTCTAAAGACTTGTCCACCAAAGAATTCTAATTACGTTGTTGATTTTAACGTATGGAAACCAACtccaaatttttctaaaAAGAATCCACCAAATCCAGATTTTCATATATGTGTAGTCAACACTGACAAAACTAAATTTCCGGAATTAAACGAACTACAGGGACtattcaatcaaattaattaCAAGTTTCCTTCCGATGATACTCCTGATGTTCCGGCTAAGTCTACAAAGAAACCGAAAAAGCCTCAAGCGCCAACAAAAAGGGAAATTAAGTTTCAAAGACAGAAGGAGAGACAATTAAAATTAGACCCAAAGATTCAAGCTCGAAATGCATATTTTAAACTTAGAGATAATAAGCTTAAATATGGAGCCTCTGGTAGGTCCATAATTCTTGCTTTGGTTCAAAGCGGTGTTGTTAACTTCATGAACGTTGGGGAAGGCGATTTTGCACTCGAAAACTTTGGAACTGAagatttaaatgaaataattcCAAGTAGACATCATGGTATTATGTGGAATGAGAAATACTGA
- a CDS encoding DEHA2B11704p (no similarity): MCSCHTSNDLPEPPAFAYAPGYSENSSLIYCAPTEYIECVMNISTEASPCISITIVVWHIHG; this comes from the coding sequence ATGTGTTCTTGCCATACTTCCAATGATTTGCCAGAACCTCCAGCATTTGCTTATGCTCCTGGGTATTCGGAGAACTCTTCACTCATTTACTGTGCCCCTACGGAATATATTGAATGTGTAATGAACATATCCACGGAAGCTTCACCATGCATCTCCATCACTATTGTAGTGTGGCATATCCATGGGTAA